The sequence gtctgagatgcaaactctttccatgtgcttcaccCATAGAAAGCGCTCCGTCagcagtccaaccagctgcctacagtctcctctgcttagtgacaggaggaactgcgacagtcggacggacatgacaggtaacatcagttttgtccatctgcagcctctctcagcctgcaaaGCTCGCTTGTCCCGCTTGCTAACCGTGATTTTGATGCTTACTATTGGCCAAATGTTTGGTACTTTACAAAAAATCTATTACTAAATACTAACCAAAATAAGAGGCTAACGATAAATCTCGGATCAGGTATTGGCGCTTCTGCTTTTAAGGACTACTTTGAGACTCCATTAAATCCCTGGAATTGACGGTGTATCGTACGATTTTTTAAACTAGCCCACAGTAGTTGCTAGACGAGTTAGCTGATGTGTTTACACGCCTGTAGAATGAGGCTGAAACAGAAAGGTGTTTTTAGACCAGCATAATATCATATGTCCGATATGGAAGAGGGGAAATAGGGAAGGGGTAAgaagaaaaattttcgaatacaGCAGCAAAAGCCTACCGCATAATCTGACTTTGAAAATATAGTGAAAAAACATATTCTGTGTTGAATCACTTAATAAAGTTGGAATGCAATTTCTGGGAAAAGTTAGTTTcctatataattggtgctttcTATGTTTGACTATAGGTTTAAGGGTGGTACCCCTATGGAGTGGCCCGAATTTGAAAtttctgggctgttgtttttgcaccgtcccatgcaATGTCGGCATCAGCTAGCCAGCGCAATATCGACGCGACCTCTactccttgcgggttccagcccAGCGCCATTCTTCTGATGCTATCTGGTAGTTTTCTAAGCATGTAATCTATCGCCACTCCTGCCTTTAATTTACCATAGAATGGgctcctcattcgttgatctccacagcgaGTCATTGCTGATGATGCGGAGACATTTTTTGAGCCTCTGCGTGATGGAAACCAGCCATGTCTCACTTTCGgacaacaatactgacttcacacatgagTTGAACATTCGCAGTTTATAACTCCTGGAGATTTGTGAACTCACCCGTACGGCGCCCTTGCTTTGTCTAGCTTGTAGTTGTCCCCTTCATCTACTCGGTCGTCTGCCTTGATAGTGCAGCCGAAGTAGCAGGAACTTTCGAAAAGTTCCAGCTGGCACCCTTTATATGCCATGCTTTTTTGAAGTTGACTCTCAAAGCTTTGGTACGAGTATTGGCTATTGGCTCCACTCTGACAGTGCGTGCTAGCGTGACTAGTCCGTCTACTTTAGCGCGCACGgcgtcatcggcgaagtccaggtcctcaagatgtttGGTGAAtctccatacgatgcctctgTTGTGCAGCGTCAATTGGCCCATGATGTCATTTAGGACGATGGCGGAAAAAGGGGCGACAGGGAACATAAGACATAAGGTAAGCGTTGGAGGTGAATGGGTCACCGAAATGGCCAATGTAAAGCATTGCCAGTTCAGAGTTTTCATAAAGGGCtctgatgaggcggattatcttcGCGGGAACTCTCTTTCTACTCAACgccagccatattgcgtctcgtttgatTGTTTCGAATGCCTTATTATAGGCATGTTTCTACGAAACAACATGTACTCGTAAAGcggggagcgccactcaactgatgGTTCTACTATGATGCGATGAGTATTGACTTGGGCAACATAGCTTCGGTGAAGGCGAAATCCAGCTTGCTTGATACGAACATACGCACATAAAAAGACAAAATTAAGTTGCAGAACAGATGTTGGTAGGActcttcaaaaatatattagtggAGAAATATAGATCAACGCAATTTATATAATGCTACAAATTTaagacaatataaaaaatatttgatacaATTTTCTTTTCCCACTGTTTTACAGtttgaaagtttcaaaaaattcaacaccAAACTGATTCAATCTTCCTAAATTAGGTAAATGCATTTTGATTGATGTAGCCAACTCCACAGATCAGTGCTGGCTGTGAGCAGGTGTGCGTAACTTAACatgtgtacacacacacacacacaacattaatagtatgtatatgtacttatatgttgAGCAGGCTTTTGTCTATGCTAGAGCGCTGGGAGTACTCGTGTGTGTGCCTGTTCAGCCATACGAGAAGGTACGTAAACTCTGTGCGCTCATGCACGAACACAGgtttgaatttattaataagTACATATCTGTGATTACGAGCAGTAAACGCCTAAGACGAAAACCAAGCTCTCGAGAAAACATACcgattttatttgtatatttcaagaatccagtattttatttgaatttgctGTTAACGGCAGCAAAGTAGGGTTTTCACATAAAccaaatggtattttttttgtagcactCAGTAGTGTAAAGGCAAATAACACAATTATTTCGTGAGTCGATTTAGGTGATTATTGCTTGCAActataaattaatgaaaaatcaatattgtttattttcgaaatgtttatgtatgtattactaCGAGCacaagcatgtatgtatgtatgtatgtatgccgctTGTAGTCGAGTAAGTGTATAATGATAGCTCGTTAGACCCCCAACAATGTTTGCAacgaaaacaatgaaaaatggaaACAACAACGCTGGGCGCCTGGACTCTGGTGGACACTGTCACTGACAAAAACAACTAGTACATCTACCTACACACAaattatatacgtatgtatgcagttatatataataaacgtTTTGCAGGCCAAGGAAACGGAGATACAGCAACCACAAAGGAGCAgcaatgtgtatgtgtgtgtgtgcatgaacTTATCTCATAAAATATGAACTCAATATTGGCACTGTTGGCAATATTGGTGCTGTCTTCTCAatgctttgtttgtttttgttattgtgcaGGATATTATGGCGACACTGGCGATAATGATGATATCGTTGGTAATAGCCATTGCTTTCAAGTAGGTTAATAATAGCTACTTGTCTGTCACACAGATGCTGCTTAACCAGGTGGCTGCTATTATTGCAAGTCAAAAATATGCTATGTacgtacgcatgtatgtatatatatgggtATGTGCTGTTTGCCATTGTCACTTTCATTGCTGTGGTTAGGTTTTGCTAGCTAAATTCTTGCTGTTTGTGGTTTTTTCGGGTTGTGGATGTTTTCGCTTTTCCacattgtattaaaaatatatcgcTTTCGGGCGTTAAagcttcataaatatttaaactacGATATACAGGCGGTGTGTTAAGGAAAATGCCTGCATAGCTGTTACAGGtaatataaacaatattttcttctgCAATTAGTGCACGCTAAGCTGGAAATACGACTTTTAAAGTGCTCGTATGTGCAGTAAATAAATAGcgcatatacagtctgtgtcagaaaaaaggtaCGGCGATTGTTCATGAAGTATGAAagatatatgtaaatttaacatttttttacatgaaagtatgtacaaaactacgagtcgcaattactcaataagccgtgtagtcttcatcgttatcGAGTATAGCCTGGTATCTTCTCgccatgctttgaaccagcttttctgcgtagctcgtcgacaaacaggactcgATTTTGCGAACTTTGACGCACGGttgctttaaggggttacatgggtttcgttgattcaaaaaatcgattttttttttgtttttggcttattaatttctacaacatctcacgaatattattctaaattttcaagtcgatccgaataataaattcggagatacagcctttggaaggtgtgcgctccaagccacttttattgttactcaaaactttaaacggaactgtgttttcaaagtGGGTTGCCAAATGTTCCCGAAAACTACttaaccgatcttgatgaaattttacacaggtgttcgaaatacaatttactcgtgcttgaacgaaggattttgttttttttaattaggtacaactatttaaaaaaaaaatatcaagcaaatttgaccgaaattttcatttttttggaaaaatgtctgccaaaattccaatttctactttttttctttacttcgttcaagcacgagtttatggtcttaactaaagcactaatttttgttttttaatttttgatgagtctgtcaggagttatgctgacaacgcggactcacctttttttcgagaggtcaccggaaatgacgtcacaatggagaactttcaattttttttttgaatatttcagaaattattctttaaatatgtatctgaattttcataatatattttttaaaaaataaaaaaaataatttttagctaatttctttaaacaataattttttattgttgtttttttactcgAAGTACACTgtggaattttataaaaaattttttttatcaaagtttgAACCCTTCTTAACAGATACCGCAAATTATAGAGATgggttttttttgttctcgagaaattaatttttgaattttacactgcATGACTCGGCCTAGTAGCCGCACGCGGCAGCTCCCGCAGCATGCTTTATTCTTTACCAATACAGTATAAAGAACGCAGTTttacatcatattttttttatattattccaACTTactaaattaacattttttattaaataaataccgTTTTCCACACCACCCTGGAGGTACAGTACGTCAAGtgcgttttaaaaaaaaaatgtaaaaaaaaggtGATATCCCCAGTAGGCCTAATCCACCATTCCCTTTCtctatattataaaatagaataatacaTAACATaagttgtatacattttttcaatataataaaaaaaatttttttgtgttctatttagaattttagaattGATAAGAATTatcatgaaatattaaattgaagttagaaatttttttacatttaattttttcattttcaactggAATAAAAGAATGAAAACTCGTttacttaagaacttttttatatcttcaAGAGCTTCATTGGAACAAAAGTCAAATGTAATtgaatcaaatttgtttttaactatGTTAAAAAATGCTCCAGGAGTTGCTATTGGTACAGTATCAGGTCTTCGTAGACTTTCTCGCCTAACGTACCTTTTTATTGTACCACCAATTCCATCACAAGCATTTTTTCCATGAGACGTTGCAAAAAAGTGGCATTCTGCTTCTatattaaaatcttgaaaatgatagactaaattgataaaattttttctgtttttatactgTGATGCTGCACCATcggagaaataataaattttttttattttttctgatcCATAATTCTCTttagtaaaagaaattaatcTTGATTGAAAAAGATAAACGGCTTCCGTACTATGCTCAGTATTTCATAATAATTCTTATCAATTCTAAAATTCCAAAtagaacacaaaaaattttttttattatattgaaaaaatgtatacaacttATGTTAtgtattattctattttataatatagaGAAAGGGAATGGTGGATTAGGCCTACTGGGGATaccaccttttttttaatttttttttaaaaacgcaCTTGACGTACTGTACCTCCAGGGTGGTGTGGAAAAcggtatttatttaataaaaaatgttaatttagtaagttggaataatattaaaaaaaatatgatgtaaAGCTGCGTTCTTTATACTGTATTGGTAAAGAATAAAGCATGCTGCGGGAGCTGCCGCGCGCGGCTACTAGGCCGAGTCATgcagtgtaaaattcaaaaattaatttctcgagaacaaaaaaaaaacccatctCTATAATTTGCGGTATCTGTTAAGAAGGGTTCaaactttgataaaaatttttttttataaaattccacAGTGTACTTcgagtaaaaaaacaacaataaaaaattattgtttaaagaaattagctaaaaattattttttttattttttaaaaaatatattatgaaaattaaactttttccctataatttttataaacaacttttttttgtatcattaatatatttcaagataaaaattatcgaaaaaaatttagcataaaaattcaataaacaataacttgcaaaataattgaaattttgcaaaaccctTTGGCATGCTTCCAAAGAGtcacaaacacaacaaaattcgaaagtataaagaaaattgaaggaCCAACTGGTACTACTTTCATGGAACGCCccatctataagacagaaaaaagtttgaattaaataaataaatttttacatagaacaaaaaaaatattgaaaataggcctttttttacccgacgaaacccatgtaaccccttaaatcatggactggcttaACGGCAAGAGGGTTTTTTGcataattccccacacattttcaatggggttggcgtctggggactgggaaggtgagtccaatactgtgacgccattttcttgttttgctttttctcaatgcgtttttctgagagcagtagTTTTGTTGATCTGGGACGGtgggatatgttcgcctcctttagTTACATCTATTTCCTTtctagcaagaactgatcgtgctaaGGGTCCCGcctaaaaagttggacgatcaccttatcctgcttttttgtcgtcactcgcttcaagccgcgcttccaaaagtcatcaacatttttgcacACCTTACACtactgattccacatcacaacaaacttttttgattttttaattacttttgcagccgcggtgtaacataatttcggcccttgcgcatgcgtgcataaaaatatcgCCTAGAAACGCTTCAcctacttctcactcatttttgtttgattgcgtttacgggaaagtttcgaaggACACTAACATGAGTTAGCATTGGCGTCGTAACCCTTGAgagggactattacgcagcaaaaagcagtacgaaatatatcttgaagttacaagaaaaaaaccggttctttttttttgacacagactgtatgtacatacttcaaaaacgtttgaaattcaaatactgaaaatgaaatatttatacaaaattcttATAATAATATCAACTGTTCGTTCTTTATCGAAATTTGTAAGCGGATACAATGCCGAAGCGCAAGATATTGAAGATTACGAAAATACAGGTGAATATGCAGACGCATCTGAAGATGAAGAAGACTATAAGTATCTGCAAATACTACCAGATGAATGCATTTCAATCGGATTCATGAAACTACAGCGAATTTGTACAGCTGTGACTCCAGAAGATTTGAAAGATACGCACAATGATAATTTAGTTAAAACCAATGGCCCATATTCAGTGTTTCAATTTCCCTATGATGATACGAATCGCTACTTCTTAACTTTCCACCGCAGTCCGTTACTTTACTGCAAACAATTAGAAGTGAttgatttcagaaattttaaatgcacCGATGCGTTGGGTCATGAACGTGACGTCAAGCTGAAATCGGGCCTAATAAAATGTCTTGGTCATCCGTCCGAAATGGTTGATGAACTTTTGCTTACTTGTTCATCGAGAGATTTGGAAAGCTCGGTGTTTTCAGCGTTACATTATGCCGATTTGGTCGCAGAAAACCGCAGCTCAGGATGCAATGCACTGTCATTAAGCTGGCTGTTACAGCTCGGATCGGTGTTAGTGGTGATCGTATGTGTGTTCCAACATTGCGCTACTTTTGGTACAAAATTCAAAGTGTCATAATGTAGCAGTTTTTGACATTTCCAAATGTCTATGCATGCTtggaaatgtatgtacatatgtatgtttatatgcgGTTGGTAGACAATAAAGAACTCAGCGTCAAATGGTACGGATACTTTATGAATTGAGATGCCGTGGAATGGAGAAGTTACTCAGAAAAGTTTAgaatcgaatatttttttttgtgcaaaatggTTGCAGTTTGATACACTATTTCAAATCGAGTTGCTCCAGTCTTATAGACataagaatgtatgtatgtaaatctaAATTCTCAGAATGACGAGAGATACGATTTAACCAGATTTATCCATTCGGAGGACATGAccaagccaacgtagccgctggaactttattcgctgggctatgtctatgtcgtcgtaaagctcatacagctcaccctaccatcgcctgcgatattcgccgtcgccaacgcgcaaaggtccaaaaatcttgcccGGAATCCTTCTCTCTAACACTTCAAGCGacgtttcatcggatgttgtcatcgttcacgcttctgcgccatacgttaggacgggcatgatgagagccttgtagagtgttagttttgttagtCGAGAGagcactttactactcatttgcctacttagtccaaagtagcacttgttggtaagagagattctacgctgGATTTCAAGGAtgatattgttatcggtgttaatgctggttcctaaataaacgaagtcttttacaacctcgaaattataactgtctacagtgtcgtggatgccgatacgcaagtgcgccgactgtttgtttgatgacaggagatacttcgttttgtcctcgttcaccacctgACCCATTCGCTTAGCTTctctatccagtttggagaaggcagaactaacagcgcagttgttaaggccgatgatttgaatatcatcggtatacgccaacaattgtaagttcttataaaatattgtgcctgagggattaagttctgcggcttgatcgatactttccaatatcaggttaaaaaagtcacacgacagcgagtcacccagtcttaaacctcgtttggtatcaaactgcTCGGAAAGCTCCGTCTCGTCAAAACgttatatttcaatgaaaattggtACTCTTTAATTAAGGTAGTGCGGCATTGAAAAAGGTCAAAATCGGTTAATAGCCACGCCCACCTCCCTTATAATGGGACATTTCAATAATTACAACCAGTCGATATTTCTGTTATAAACGaagcaaaataattcaaatgttCTAAAAATCGTAAATCTAAAAAGGAATACTacgcaagtaaaattttttcaaatgggcGGTTACACGGCCCTTTTGGGATAAATGGGTGTTTCTCGAAAACGATCTAATAAAGCCTGTCCAACtcttttgaaattataatttttttatctttaggcTTCTATAGAATGGTGCATATCTCTCTTAGAGAGTAAGATTTTGAGCAAATCTTATAATAGAAAAGGTCTACGATAAGACAGgtcgaaataaatttaaaaccaagAATCAGATTAAACTTTTCCGAATATGAACTCAAAGCAATAAACTGAACGAAAGcttttatctattatctattatccattatctattatctattatctattatctattatctattatctattatctattatctattatctattatctattatctattatctattatctattatctattatctattatctattatctattatctattatctattatctattatctattatctattatctattatctattatctattatctattatctattatctattatctattatctattatctattatctattatctattatctattatctattatctattatctattatctattatctattatctattatctattatctattatctattatctattatctattatctattatctattatctattatctattatctattatctattatctattatctattatctattatctattatctattatctattatctattatctattatctattatctattatctattatctattatctattatctattatctattatctattatctattatccattatctattatctattatctattacgGAAATTAATGTTACTCTTGTGTGAGCTTATCCCTCAAAGAGCttggtaaaacaaaaaatacaacacttaacaaaaacaactattGCATAATAGTTAAAAGCAAGAACGAGCAAAAATGCTGAACTAAAATGGTTTCGCTCCGCCGTCGCCTTTGCTGGCATTAATGTTGACATTGACGTGTAGCAATGCCGTTGCTAATGCCAAAGAGTGTGAGCGAGTTTGTGCAACAAATagcagtttttgttgttgttttcaacAAACATGTACGCCAAACGCGTTAATCTTTACATCAATGTTTTGAAATTGTTGGCGCTTAAGTGAGTAGATGGAGCAAAGGTAGCAGGTCGGTATTGTTGCAGTTGCAACAGCTTTTGCTAGCTTAGATGTCTGAGTAATGAACAAAGGTTGTTGCCTCACCTGTCATCACTAATGTTACTGCCATTGGCGCCAACGGCAGCTGTAGATAAACATAGTTTATGCTTTTGTTGGTTTACGTGcatgagaaaattttgaaaaatgaaatattcacACATGCAACGACTAAAGGTAGTTATACCTGCTGCAACGTAGCAGTTTTAGTGAACAATAGGCAACAAACAACAGGTAGTAAAGGATATGAAGCAGCTTCATGGCATGCCCcaacacttaaaattttcagatGCGAAATTGAGTTTCGCGACATATTGCGACTATGAAGTAACGCTGCAGGAAAAAGCCAAACGAGTATGGAAACATTCTAGCACAGATACTGGAATTTAATAGAAGAAATCACACTAATTCGCCATTGACTAGTATACTGCCAGTAGTAAAATGATCGAATGATCGAGAAATTCAAGACTCGTCTAGGAACGCACCAATTCAGTGCGTTTATTAGAGAGTTATGTATAAGTAGATAtagatgaatatattttattgaaaacccctataaGTAATAAGTATTAATTAAAGGAAAGCACAagccaaattaaaaatttgcatgaaatttattCACTTCATATGTAGCTTTACACCACAAGTCAGTAGGATTAGAGGAGCGGACTTAGCTCAGTTTAGCTTgaaaacgccgtagccgaatcgcTTGATGCatggctaccattcgggagaacgtaggttcaaatctcggtggatgaaagagcaaaatgatagaaaaagtattttctaatagcggtcgcccctcgggaggcaatggtaaacctccgagtgtgtttctgccatcaaaaagcttgtcataaaaaaaaagatatctgtcgttcggagtcggcttaaatgtGTAGCTCCCTCCGTTTTTGGACCAAGCaacaatacgcacaccacacatACTTAGGAAGGGgggctaacagaagtgtacacgcaaattatttatttttgtgttttttattttattttaagcttaaaaaCGTCAAgagaaataattattatatttcggTAATGTCGGCGCTGGCtgagcaaaaaaataattgcagaAAAATTCGTTCGGCCAGATTCTATTGAAAAGGGTTGATTAAACTTTGTTTTCCTCTGAACTCTACAGaagaaattaagttaaataaaaaggttgTGCCCGAAAACCGTACTATGATGGTGTGTATTGAATTcgatcacaaaaacaaaaaagttacatTGAAAGTATTAAGTTTGCCTTTGACAGTTTTCTGCAATACAGAGTTAGCTTCGGCATTTTATCAGAAAGAATCTTAAAATAATGGAGTACAATATAGACTGGACCAACAGCAATAAAGGCTTCAATATACATATCCGAATTGTGcttgggatcattatcttggtggatatataaaattgttttcaattctCAATCTGGTACAAGACTCCATTACATTTTCCTTTCACACGTCAACATATTGAAACCGATCCATAATACCTTGCATTGCTTTAGCTGATACACAGTCCTAAACCATTACAGATTCACCACCATGCTTCAGtgttggtaatggtaatggttgtacgggttaggctaaggcctttatgcactgcgaccggattgatatattgtgcgtccctaattacttaattataattatttagtatcccgaggaatcgaaccagctccttatgAGGCTCCtacctctagtaggtacgagcccaggattctgtgtctcctgtggcctaatgcctcactgttggtgattaagtgttccatagactcctcttcatctcAGCAGAACCTGAATAATCTTGTACTTGGATaatcctattgtgttaaagtgtttattacaggcaaagtgacctgtaagagcTCCACAGAGCAGTCTGAGACCCTTTTTATCTATGGTtaaagcagattttgctctgttggcattgaagttcaaacgctttttcaagtgattaaggccgcttgtgccgttccagtgttccctgattttagtttggatccattttttggtttcctgttttatattatttttgataaaaccaaaaaatggggttggtcaaataaatagcacTTCTGCCCCTCGCCTTCT comes from Anastrepha ludens isolate Willacy chromosome 3, idAnaLude1.1, whole genome shotgun sequence and encodes:
- the LOC128856484 gene encoding uncharacterized protein LOC128856484, giving the protein MKYLYKILIIISTVRSLSKFVSGYNAEAQDIEDYENTGEYADASEDEEDYKYLQILPDECISIGFMKLQRICTAVTPEDLKDTHNDNLVKTNGPYSVFQFPYDDTNRYFLTFHRSPLLYCKQLEVIDFRNFKCTDALGHERDVKLKSGLIKCLGHPSEMVDELLLTCSSRDLESSVFSALHYADLVAENRSSGCNALSLSWLLQLGSVLVVIVCVFQHCATFGTKFKVS